In Necator americanus strain Aroian chromosome IV, whole genome shotgun sequence, the following proteins share a genomic window:
- a CDS encoding hypothetical protein (NECATOR_CHRIV.G15608.T1), whose product MSKVQCMGPTLSAARGNETVPERYGSKWNKNGYVCNPRRTAFSNSLIITRRVDKPLLTSLMLNQVETALERCPLLLHRAALTALNVGMILLSGVVWFVAVKTLFVKRSSIMEMIKNIFMPTKKETRPRIEIIHPIDSFSSPPSITNESTSTSIRLKFTKFSTRGRRSGRILIEALRSNSPPSSATSEHLSVNELHSSQSSESCFVSPSLMDSLPDPPHLSVERLPQLERIFRTEGNSTGNTSASLPHCLSSAPSSCLASDGISSKEYLNLQPIPKTRPSKSYPRSDYIFRNESTALSQNTNTESTSFIEQLDVRTLLTTESSLCQHLPSIPSRYPRPRDSASCTHTILIDEGCSSSRIQD is encoded by the exons ATGAGCAAAGTGCAATGCATGGGGCCAACGCTTTCAGCAGCACGCGGGAACGAGACAgtgcccgaaagatacgggtCTAAATGGAATAAG aACGGTTACGTGTGCAATCCGAGAAGAACGGCGTTCTCCAACAGTCTGATCATCACAAGGAGAGTCGATAAGCCTCTGTTGACATCGCTAATGCTGAATCAAG TAGAAACCGCACTTGAACGTTGTCCGTTGCTCCTCCATCGTGCAGCACTAACAGCATTGAACGTTGGAATGATACTACTTTCCGGAGTCGTATGGTtcgttgccgtaaaaacgctTTTCGTAAAGCGAAGTAGCATCATGGAG atgatcAAGAACATCTTTAtgccaacaaaaaaagaaactcgtcCGCGAATTGAAATCATACAT CCAATAGACTCGTTCTCTTCACCACCATCGATTACGAATGAATCTACATCAACATCAATTAGGCTAAAATTCACGAAATTCTCTACTCGAGGAAGAAGAAGCGGCAG GATCCTCATTGAAGCGCTTCGATCAAACTCGCCTCCATCGTCGGCTACTAGCGAACACCTCAGCGTAAACGAATTGCATAGCAGTCAAAGTTCAGA GTCATGCTTTGTTTCCCCTTCTCTTATGGATTCGCTACCGGATCCTCCACATCTATCCGTAGAAAGACTTCCTCAGCTGGAGAGAATATTCAGAACAGAAGGG AATTCCACTGGGAACACCTCTGCTTCCTTGCCACACTGCCTCTCTTCCGCACCGTCGTCGTGTCTCGCTTCCGACGGGATCTCGTCGAAAGAATATCTAAACCTTCAACCGATCCCTAAAACTCGCCCCTCAAAATCGTATCCACGTAGCGACTACATTTTTCGAAATG AATCTACTGCTTTAAGTCAGAACACAAACACTGAAAGCACAAGTTTCATCGAACAGTTGGATGTGCGAACACTTCTGACGACGGAATCATCGCTCTGTCAGCACCTTCCTTCGATTCCTTCAAGATATCCACGTCCACGTGATTCCGCCTCTTGCACTCACACGATTTTGATAGACGAAGGATGCTCGTCCAGCAGAATACAGGATTAG
- a CDS encoding hypothetical protein (NECATOR_CHRIV.G15607.T1) has translation MAESILCCDNMKVHPTKDTKKEPPQMIVLSTAALSTDDSSRCRRIKPPMPKMCLVIPIKAAAVFGAASTSLLSIAIYVYCLIHLITATSELNKQPVIVILSVALVIILLFAILFTWGLFANRHRLLLPFTTLSCFLLFAVVGTLIATIVTSGDEFSAALSKAEGGSNVADLVIFRVILVVTALVLAMEMYVYVRMFLHIKAVRRALSR, from the exons AACCACCGCAAATGATTGTGCTCTCAACTGCCGCACTTTCCACCGACGACTCGAGTCGTTGCCGACGAATAAAACCACCGATGCCGAAAATGTGTCTGGTCATACCGATCAAAGCAG CGGCCGTATTTGGTGCAGCCTCTACGAGTCTTCTCTCGATAGCGATATATGTTTATTGCCTCATTCATCTGATTACAGCGACCAGcgaattaaataaacaaccaGTAATAG TGATACTATCTGTTGCTCTGGTCATAATTCTGTTGTTCGCAATTCTTTTCACATGGGGACTGTTCGCTAACAGGCATCGCTTGCTGCTTCCGTTCACCACGCTCTCATGCTTCTTACTGTTTGCAGTTGTCG gGACATTAATTGCAACAATTGTGACAAGCGGCGATGAATTCAGTGCTGCACTATCGAAAGCTGAAGGCGGCAGCAATGTAGCCGACCTCGTTATTTTCAG AGTAATCCTCGTCGTCACCGCGCTCGTGTTAGCCATGGAAATGTACGTGTATGTTCGGATGTTCCTCCACATCAAAGCCGTGCGGCGAGCCTTATCCCGATAG
- a CDS encoding hypothetical protein (NECATOR_CHRIV.G15608.T2), which yields MAAGHETPIFSYNGYVCNPRRTAFSNSLIITRRVDKPLLTSLMLNQVETALERCPLLLHRAALTALNVGMILLSGVVWFVAVKTLFVKRSSIMEMIKNIFMPTKKETRPRIEIIHPIDSFSSPPSITNESTSTSIRLKFTKFSTRGRRSGRILIEALRSNSPPSSATSEHLSVNELHSSQSSESCFVSPSLMDSLPDPPHLSVERLPQLERIFRTEGNSTGNTSASLPHCLSSAPSSCLASDGISSKEYLNLQPIPKTRPSKSYPRSDYIFRNESTALSQNTNTESTSFIEQLDVRTLLTTESSLCQHLPSIPSRYPRPRDSASCTHTILIDEGCSSSRIQD from the exons ATGGCAGCTGGACACGAAACGCCAATTTTCAGTTAT aACGGTTACGTGTGCAATCCGAGAAGAACGGCGTTCTCCAACAGTCTGATCATCACAAGGAGAGTCGATAAGCCTCTGTTGACATCGCTAATGCTGAATCAAG TAGAAACCGCACTTGAACGTTGTCCGTTGCTCCTCCATCGTGCAGCACTAACAGCATTGAACGTTGGAATGATACTACTTTCCGGAGTCGTATGGTtcgttgccgtaaaaacgctTTTCGTAAAGCGAAGTAGCATCATGGAG atgatcAAGAACATCTTTAtgccaacaaaaaaagaaactcgtcCGCGAATTGAAATCATACAT CCAATAGACTCGTTCTCTTCACCACCATCGATTACGAATGAATCTACATCAACATCAATTAGGCTAAAATTCACGAAATTCTCTACTCGAGGAAGAAGAAGCGGCAG GATCCTCATTGAAGCGCTTCGATCAAACTCGCCTCCATCGTCGGCTACTAGCGAACACCTCAGCGTAAACGAATTGCATAGCAGTCAAAGTTCAGA GTCATGCTTTGTTTCCCCTTCTCTTATGGATTCGCTACCGGATCCTCCACATCTATCCGTAGAAAGACTTCCTCAGCTGGAGAGAATATTCAGAACAGAAGGG AATTCCACTGGGAACACCTCTGCTTCCTTGCCACACTGCCTCTCTTCCGCACCGTCGTCGTGTCTCGCTTCCGACGGGATCTCGTCGAAAGAATATCTAAACCTTCAACCGATCCCTAAAACTCGCCCCTCAAAATCGTATCCACGTAGCGACTACATTTTTCGAAATG AATCTACTGCTTTAAGTCAGAACACAAACACTGAAAGCACAAGTTTCATCGAACAGTTGGATGTGCGAACACTTCTGACGACGGAATCATCGCTCTGTCAGCACCTTCCTTCGATTCCTTCAAGATATCCACGTCCACGTGATTCCGCCTCTTGCACTCACACGATTTTGATAGACGAAGGATGCTCGTCCAGCAGAATACAGGATTAG